The genomic window GGATAAGAATAAGTTCACTATTTTGTGCCACTGGTGCTTGTCCTTTGATGAAGCTAGAGTGGCATGTTCTAGAAAATTGTCATGCAATTTGTTAATAACTGGGGAAAAGTGGTGTTACCGGATCGGGAGAAGTGGCACGTAATCTTCACTGTATGGGTTCTAGAAATTGTTCCATCTCTCAGTTTACTTGCCCAATCGCCTCGTTGTGTTTATATATAACTCTTAAAGTAACTCAGCAACCAAGTTCTTAAGTTTGTTGGTAAAGGCGttgattcttaattttctcaCGTCGTGCCAGAAGCTATGTTTGCATTTTCCAGATGGAATTAGAGTGCATCAAAGTGTTCTCGGTTTGTTTCTGACGGATTTTGAGTAAGAGGTTTATTCTAATATTATTTACTTTATCTGATGGTTTGCCTGCTACTTTACCTTTTGTATTCAGGGGCACAAAGAGTGGATTACAGAAGTGAATTTCTTGGGTGTGGTTAAACATCCAAACCTTGTCAAATTAGTGGGGTATTGTGCCGAAGATGATGAAAGGGGTATGCAAAGACTCTTGGTTTACGAACTTATGAGAAATAAAAGCTTGGAAGACCATTTACTTGCTCGGGTACCTTCACCTCTGTCGTGGAAAATGAGATTACAAATTGCTCATGATGCTGCCTGCGGTTTAGCGTACCTTCATGAAGAAATGGATTTTCAGGTACCTCATTAATTTTGTGTTACCTGGTAAAATAACTTAGTAATGTTGGCATCTGTTTAGTAGTAATCTACCTGACTTTCTACAGATAGTAATTGCAACTTCTATGGTAACACTTAATTTAGTATTTAGTCGTAAAATCATGAACCATTTGAGCGTTCCTTCTCATACTGATTTGATATAGTTTGGGAGTAATCTTTCTTTACGTCTGAGAAAAGAGCTTCCTGCAGTTGGTGCTGTACTTTAGACGGTACAGTTTCTATGTGAACTTTGTCAAGCATCCAACCTATATTTCTATGTTTCTTTGGTACAGTTAATATTTCGGGATTTTAAAACATCGAACATTCTGCTGGATGAAAATTTCACTGCAAAACTTTCAGACTTTGGGTTGGCCAGGCAAGGACCAGCTGAAGGACTTGGTCATGTTTCGACATCGGTAAGTTTCATAAATTTTGGAGTAATGTCTTTTTTGGATTAAGAGTTTGTTTTTCAGGAGTTTCGTTACCTTGCATTTAAAAGTCCTATAGACTAGTTTCTTGATTATAGAGTACGAAGAATACGTGTTCGTATATCTTCTTCGCAGACCATGTTTCAGATATGAATTTCATTACCCAGTACAATGTATCTAGCATGGTTGTTCATTGTGATTGGTTCTAGTCATCAGCCTCTAAGTTCTAATCCTCCTCTATATGGCGTTTTATTAGATGATAACCGTAATGAGCGTAAATAGCACTGGTTGTTTAATTTTGTAGTGTATTTGGTTGAACAGGTTGTGGGTACAGTAGGGTACGCAGCTCCGGAGTACGTTCAAACAGGTAGACTGACATCTAAAAGTGATGTTTGGAGTTTTGGTGTGGTTCTCTATGAACTCATCACAGGAAGACGATCAGTAGACAGAAATCTACCGAAGAGCGAGCAGAAACTCTTGGAATGGGTTAAGCCTTATGTATCAGGCTCCAAGAAATTCTATTTGATTATGGATCCACGGCTAGAAGGTCAGTATTGCATAAAATCAGCTCAAAAACTTGTTTCCTTAGCTAACAAGTGTCTCATGAAGCAACCGAAATCCCGTCCTAGAATGAGTGAAGTAGTAGAGATTCTTGGACAGATGATCATAGACACATCGTTACCAGAACCTGTTAAAATAGATGATAATttgaaagaaaatgaagaaccTATTGTTGTGCCCGAACAACCAACAAAACAAAGTAATAGTTACCGGAAAAAAGTACTTGAATTCAAAGATTTGGTGAGTTTAAGAAGCAAAACTAGTGGGAAGTTAGATTGGAGAAATTGGACACCAGTGGTAAGAACATGGTGATTACTCTAGATTATTAGTTAAACTTGTGGAGATGATGACAGAATGTTCTTCCATGAAAGGTCTCTTA from Papaver somniferum cultivar HN1 unplaced genomic scaffold, ASM357369v1 unplaced-scaffold_80, whole genome shotgun sequence includes these protein-coding regions:
- the LOC113345055 gene encoding serine/threonine-protein kinase PCRK1-like yields the protein MKCFHFSKDLEEEDGGEAIIPSRVSSKVSWARSLSVASSSTTADASHRRNSEYDSSDYSRDLNDTINFHDFLSQRRSNELHVFKYDELRCATRGFSRSLMIGEGGFGSVYRGVVKINNDLSDEVDDEEKLDVAIKQLNRNGMQGHKEWITEVNFLGVVKHPNLVKLVGYCAEDDERGMQRLLVYELMRNKSLEDHLLARVPSPLSWKMRLQIAHDAACGLAYLHEEMDFQLIFRDFKTSNILLDENFTAKLSDFGLARQGPAEGLGHVSTSVVGTVGYAAPEYVQTGRLTSKSDVWSFGVVLYELITGRRSVDRNLPKSEQKLLEWVKPYVSGSKKFYLIMDPRLEGQYCIKSAQKLVSLANKCLMKQPKSRPRMSEVVEILGQMIIDTSLPEPVKIDDNLKENEEPIVVPEQPTKQSNSYRKKVLEFKDLVSLRSKTSGKLDWRNWTPVVRTW